The following DNA comes from Phytohabitans rumicis.
GCGCCCCAACACCGGCGCCGGGCTGGGTGGCCTGCGCGCCATCCCGTGGGTCTTCGGCTGGACACAGTCCCGGCAGATCGTCCCCGGCTGGTACGGCGTCGGCACCGGGCTCGCCGCCGCCCGGGAGGCGGGCCTGTCTGACGCGCTCGCCGAGATGCACGCGGACTGGCTGTTCTTCGGGACGTTCCTGTCCAACGTGGAGATGATGCTCTTCAAGACCGACCTGGCGATCGCCCGGCGGTACGTCGACACGCTCGTGCCCGCGGAACTGCGACCGATCTTCGGCAAGATCGAAGAGGAGTACGCCCGCACGGTCCGCGAGGTGCTCGCCATCACCGGCGAGAAGAGCCTGCTCAACGCCCAGCCGGTGCTGGAGCGCACGCTGGCCGTCCGGGACACGTACCTGGAGCCCCTGCACCACCTCCAGGTGGCCCTGCTCCGCCAGTACCGCGACTCCGGTGCCGCCTCCCGCGCGGTAGCGACCGCCCCCGGCGCGAGGCGAGCCCCCAGCGACGGCACCGCCCTGGAACGCGCCCTCCTAACCACCGTCAACGGCATAGCCGCCGGCATGCGCAACACCGGCTAACCCCGCCGCCTCCCGCCTCTCCCCGCCCCGCCGCCTCGCCCCGGCTCTCCCCGGTGATCAGGGAGTGGCTCGGGCGTGTTGCGGCGGGGCGAGAGAGCAGCTCCCTGATCACCGAGATCTTGGGGGCTGTGGCGGTGCCCTTCGCCCTCACTTCCAGAGGGTGCCCCTGCCTGCCGCACGGGGCGTGAGTAGGGCGGTACAGCGCAAGATGCGCCGCCGATGGTGGCGCCGTTTCCCTGATTGCCGCGGTGATCATGAGGTTAGCGTCAGGGCAAGCGCTCTCCCTAACGCTAACTTCATGATCACCGCAGGCTGGCGTCGGTCGCTCGACTTGGTGGGGCGTACCGGGATCTTGGGCCCGGTTATGTCGGACACGTCCGGACGCAAGATCCCGCCCTGCCCCACCAAGTCCACTGGCCGGCAAGCGACCAACCGGCGCCGCTTGACAGCACCCAGGAACCCTTGACTACCCGGCCTTGATGGCGCCCCTGTTGGCGGCGCGCGGGTGAGTAGGGCGCCCCCATACCCGGCATCGCGGGAACAGGGGCGCCCTACTCACGCCCGTGTCACGGCCGAGACCGGCCGCCCCGCAGCGCGCTCCCCCAGCCCACGATCCCCTCCGCGATCAAGGAAAACGCCGTCGATCAAGGGCAAACGGTCGTGGTTTGGAGATCAAAGCACGACCGTTTGCCCTTGATCGACGGAAAGAGGGCGGAAAGGGGCGGAAAGAGGGGGAAAGAGGGCGGAAGGGGCTAGGAGGTTTCGCCGGCTACGGAGAAGGAGCGGAGGCGGTCTATCGCTAGCACGGTGAAGCCGGCCACCATCAAGGTCGTCATCACCAGGGCCACCGGCAGGCCGACCTTGGCGTGCAGCAGGCCGGTCGGTGCGATCCGGTCGGCGAGCGTGATGACGTACTGCTGGATGGACAGGGTGCGGGTGCCGGAGACGAAGTTGCCCAGCAGTCCCTCCCAGACCAGCACGTACACCAGGCCGAGCAGCACCGGTCGCCGGGTCACCAGGCTCAGCGCCAGGAAGAACGCCGAGTACGCCAGCGCGCCCACCGCGCACGCCGCCGCGAGCCCGAGCCCCAGCCGTACGCCGTCGGCGAGCACGCCGGCGACGTACATCGGGACGGCGACGGTCGCGGCTGTCACGCCGGTCGCCACCGCCAGCTTCGGCAGGATGATCTGCCAGCGGGGCAGCGGCTTGGTGAGGATGTGCACCACCGTGCCGTCGTCGATCTCCGAGCCGAGCACCCCGGTGCCCACGATGAGGGCGATCACCGGCAGTACGACGGCCAGGCCGAGCCCGACCAGCACCGGCTGCCCCCAGTGCTCGGGCGCGACCCCGAACCCGCGGCTCAGCGCCGCCAGCCCGATGACGAGCAGCGGCAGCGGCAGGAGCAGCAGGAATCGGCGCCGGCCGAAGAGGCCCCGGGTGGTGATCCACGCGATCGTCTGGGTTACCACGGTCATGCCTCCACCAGGTAGGAGAAGACGCTCTCCAGGGACTCGTCCGAGGGCAGCAACCGGCGTACCCGGATGCCCTCAGCGAGCGCGATCTTGGGTAGCGCGCGGGTGAAGCTGCCGTAGTCGCCTGCGCGTACGGTCAGGCCGGCCCGGTCGATCTCGACGCCGGTGACCGAGCCCTGCCCGATCAGCGCCACGGCGAGCCGCCGGTCGTCCGTGGACTGTACGGCGAACACGTGCGGCCGGTTGGACATCAGCCGGCGGATGGCCCGGTAGTCGCCGGAGGCGGCGAGCCGGCCGGCCACGATCACCTGGACGGTGCCGGAGACCTGCTCGACCTCTTCGAGGATGTGCGAGCTGAAGAGGATCGTCCGCCCGGCCGCGCCTAGCCGGTGCAGCAGCTCCATCATGTGCAGCCGCTGCCGCGGGTCCATCCCGTTGAACGGCTCGTCGAGCAGCAGCACCTCGGGGTCGTGCACCAGCGCGGCGGCCACCCGGGTGCGCTGCCGCATGCCCTTGGAGTAGGTGCCGATCCGGCGGTCCTGGGCGTCGGTCATCTCGACCAGTTCCAGGGCCCGCTGGGCGGCCGAAGCCGGGTCGGGCAGCTTGTGCAGCTTGGCGCTCACCAGCAGGAACTCCCGTGCGGTCAGGAAGTCGTGCACCGCCTCCCGCTCGCTGACCAGCCCCAACTTCTCGTACACGGAAGGGTTGCGCCATGTCGGCGCGCCGCCGACGGTGACCGTGCCCCGCGACGGCGCCAGGAAGCCGGCCATCATGTGCAGCACGGTGGTCTTGCCGGCGCCGTTCGGCCCGAGCAGGCCGGTCACGCCGGGCCCGAGCGTCATGGTCACGTCGTTGACGGCGACCACGTTGCCGTACCAGCGGGAGACCCCGTCCAGGGTCACGTCGCTCCCGGGCCCCGACGGAGACGTGGAGCGAAGCGGAGCGTCTTCGTTGGGTGGGTTCATGAGGAGGCCACCTTCCGGTAGCGGGCGAGCAGGAGGGCGATGCAGCCGGCGACGAGGCCGACGGCCACCGCCAGGTACAGGGGACCGAACGAACCGATGCTGTCGCCGTCGCCGTCAGCCCCGGACTCGAAGAGCCAGATCCCGACGCCGAACACCAGGCTGGACGGGCTGAAGAGCAGGGCCAGGTCGTTCACCGTCTGCGACGGCATGACCGACAGCACGCCGACGACCGGCGTGGTCATGAGAAAGACCGCGACGATCCCGCCGGCGGCGAACGCCCGCTTGCCGGTCAGCGACGCGACCAGCAGCCCGATGCCGGCGAAGACGGCCGCCCACAGGACCGCGTAGGCCAGCCCCGGCAGCAGGTCGCCGAGCTCGGTCCACACGTCGCCCACCTTGTCCGCGGAGAACGCGGCGATCGCGAACATCAGCAGTTGCGGCGCGCCCAGCAGCAGCCACACCGCGGTGGCGAGGGCGGCCAGCTTCGCGTACACGTAGTCGTTGCGGTGCAGCGGCCGGGAGAAGTAGAGCGGCAGCACGCCGGCCCGCAGGTCGCGGGAGACCAGCTCCGGCGCGACGACGGCCACGAAGAACACGACCAGCCAGGCCATCATGTCGGCGAACCCGGTGTAGGTGACCCCGACCTCGTCGCCGACCTGCGCGCGGATGGCCGCGAGCACCAGCCCGGTCAGGAAGACCACGCCCAGCACGAACCACGGGAAGATCTTCGCCTTGGCGCTGCGCCCCAGCCCGAACGCGGTGCGCAGCCCGTGCACGTACAGCGAGCCGAACACGTACCGCCGGCCGAGCCGCGGGCCCTCGTACCGCTGGTAGCCGATGTCGTGGATGACACTCGCCACGTCAGACATGGGTCACCTCCCGGGTCGCGAAAAGCTCCGCGACGCGGTGGCGCCGCTGGTCGAGGCGGTGCAGCGGCAGGTCCAGCTCGGCCACCGCGGTCAGGATGCGGTCGTACGTCGCATCGTCTTCCAGGGGTACGAGCAGCACCCGGCCGTCCCGGCGCACCGGCAGCCCGAGCAGGTCGAGCCGGACGGCCAGCTCCTCGGTCCCCTCGCTCACCTCGACGACCAGCACGTCGGTCACGGTGGTCATCGCGGAGATGTGGTCCGAGCGCAGCAGCCGGCCCGCGTCGATGGCGACCAGCGAGTCGCAGATCCGCTCGACCTCGCCGAGCAGGTGCGAGCAGACCACGACCGAGATGCCGAACTCGGTGCCGATCCGGTGGATCAGCGCCAGCATCGCGTCGCGGCCGGCCGGGTCCAGCCCGTTCGTCGGCTCGTCGAGCAGCAGCAGGTCGGGGTCGTGCACGAGCGCCTGGGCGAGCTTCACCCGCTGCTTCATGCCGGTGGAGTAGCCGCCGATCTGGCGGTACCGCTCCTCGTACAGCCCGACGTGGCGCAGCGCCTCGGAGGCCCGCTCGCGCGCCGCCGTACGCGGAAGCCCGCTCATCCGCCCCAGGTGGGTGACGAACTCGGCGGCGGACAGGTCCGGCGAGAGGCAGTCGTGCTCGGGCATGTAGCCGACCCGGGCGCGCACGGCGGCCGCGTCGGCGGTGGGGTCCAGGCCGAGCACGCGTGCCCGGCCACTGGTCGGAGCGAGCAGGCCCAGCAGGATCTTGATCAATGTGGACTTGCCCGCGCCGTTCGCCCCGACCAGCCCGACGATGCCGGGTTCGACGCTGACCGTGAGGTCAGCGAGGGCGGTAACCCGGCCGCCGTATGTCTTGGTGAGCGACTCGGTCGCTATGAGGGTCACGCCGCTCAGCGTAGAAACAAGCCGCTGCCTGGGGCATCCGGCGTTACCCTGGCCCGGCCCCTAGGGTCCTCGGGGTCAGGCGGACGCCGGGGCTGGTGGCCCGCAGCGCCTCGGCGAGCGCGTCGCCGGCCGCGGCCAAGGCCGCGTCGGTCATCGGTGCGAGGGCGTCGAGCACGAAGACGGCCCGCGTCGTGGTGCTTCCGATCCGGGTACGTAGGCACTGCCGCCAATTCCAGCGCCGGCAGGTGACCCCGTCGTCATCTCGCCAGACCATCTCGCCCGCGGCCGGGTGCTCGACCGCCGGCTGGCCGTCCACAATGGTGTCGAACGGCTCGCTTCCGTTGGCGCGTACCAGTCGTAGCGGCCCGTGGTAGCGGTCGACGTCCTCCCCGCCGATCGGGATGGCATGCTCGACGGAGATCGCGTTGTACGCGTCGGTGAGCCGGTCCACCCGCGGCAGCCCCTGCGGGACGCGGCGCAGCAGGGCGTCGACGCTCGGGCGGGTGCGCTGCGGCTTGGCGCCGAACGCCCGGAACGCGTCCCGCCACGCCTCGACGTGCGGGTGGTCCGGCACGGCCCGCTCCTCCGCGGAGCGCAGCAGCTTTTCGCTCGCGTCGTCACTCGGGCCGGGCACGAGGTCGTCGGCGAGGATGAGGAGCGCCCGGTAGTCCGGCCGGAGGGTATACACCTCGGGGTCGACGTACGCGCCGGCGAGCCAGCGGTCATCTTGCTGCGTCATACGGTCACTATACTGACCGTAGCCGTCACCGTTTCCTAAGGGTTTCCGCCGGCCGCAGGCGGTCTACTGGAACCGTGTTGAGACGCCCGCTGACCTGGATCGTCGCCGCGGCCGTGCTGGCCGCCGGCGGAGTGTTCGGCCTGTACTGGTTCCAGCCGTGGAAGCTCGTGACCGACAAGGAGGTGAACGAGACCCTGGTGGTCGCCGCGACCTCGCCGGCCCCGGACGGGCCGCGAGTGGTACGGCAGGGCGCCTTCATCACCCACGAGCACGACACCAGCGGCCTCGCCCGGGTGATCCGGAACGCCGACGGCTCGCACCGGCTGGAACTGGTCGACCTGGACACCTCCAACGGCCCGGACCTGCGCGTCTGGCTCTCCGACCAGCCGGTCAAGAAGGGCACCGCCGGCTGGCGCGTCTTCGACGACGGCGAGTGGCTCGAACTGGGCCGACTCAAGGGCAACAAGGGCGACCAGGCGTACGCCATCCCAGCCGGCACCGATCTGGAACGGCTCGGCAGCGTCGCGATCTGGTGCAAGCGCTTCTCCGTCTCCTTCGGCGCCGCCACCCTGTCACCCTCGTGATCACGGAGGGGGGAGCTCCCAGAGCGCGCTTACCGGAATGGCGCGGAAGCGCGGGCCGAACGGCAGCGTCTGCTGGCCGGTGTAGAGCACCAAGCCCGCGATCAGGTCGTCGCCGAGGCGCTCCGCCAGATGCCCGAGCCCGCGGAAGTCCTCCGCGCGCACGGTGGCGGCGGCCTTCACGTCGATGGCCACCACCTGACCGCGCCGGTTCTCCAGGACCAGATCGACCTCGACCTTGTCCTTCGTGCGGTAGTGATACAACTCGGCGCGCTCGCGTGACCAGGTGAGCTGGCGCGCTATCTCCATCGCGACGAAGCCTTCGAGCAGCGGTCCCAGTGGGCCGGTCGGTTGGCGAAGGCTGCCCGCGTCCTGACCGAGCAGGTTCGCGGCGATCCCGGAGTCGACCATCGCCACCTTCGCGGCGCCGGTCGCGCGGCTGCTCAGGTTTCGTGACCAGGCCGGGATTCGCTTGATGAGGAAGACCTCCTCCAGCAAACCGAGGTAACGCTGGACGGTCGGCTGCGAGAGGCCCAGCTCGTTCGCCAAGGTGCCGGGGACCAGGAGTTGTCCCGAGCGCGCGGCGACCAGGCGGGTCAGCGCCCGCATCTCCGGACCGCGCGCGATCTCCGAGAGCTGGATGACGTCACGATTGATGAGGTCGGCCACATAGGAGTCGAAGAAGCGTTCCCGCCTCGCGCCGGTGCGCGCGACCGCCTCTGGAAAGCCGCCCCGGACGATCCGATCGACGTAGCCGGACCGGCTCTCCTGCGACGCGTGGCGCAGGTCCGGCCCGAGCCGGAAGATCGCGTCGACGAAGCCGTCCGGCCGGTCGTCGATCTCCCCCTGGGAAAGCGGCCACAGCTCGATCGTTTCCATCCGTCCCGGTAGGGCGTCGGGCAGTGCCCGCAGGCCGAGAACGCGAGCGGAACCCGTCAGGAGGAACCGACCCGGCCGGGAGTCCGTGTCCACGCTCTCCTTGATGGCAAGCAGCAGCTCGGGGACTCGTTGAACCTCGTCGATCACCATGACGCCGTCAGCGGCGACGAACTCGGTCGGATCGAACGCCGCCGCTTGCCGGGTAGCGGCCCGGTCCAGGCTGCGCCACTGCGCACCACGCGCGGCGCCCACCTGGGCCACCAACGTGCTCTTTCCGCACTGCCGCGCGCCGTTGACGAGCACCACGCGCGTGTCACCGAGCGCCTCCTCGATGACGGTGCTCGCGTGGCGCGCAAGGAGCCGGCCAATGGGCGAGGACAACCCTGCCATGGCACCCATCCTGCCACGTGCATGTTCGTTTGGTCGCTACCCACGTGTTAATTTGGTCGCTACCCACGTGTTAATTTGGTCGCACCCCTCGTGTTAGTTTGGTCGGTGCTTGAGTGTTAGTTTGGTCGCATTCGCGGATTGATCCGGCCGCAGGCTCGTCGATGGGACACAGCCGGTGGCCACGAACCGGTATCTTCGCTGCGATCCGGTAGCCGACACCGCAGAGCCGTGGCACTCTCGACCGATAAGCGGGCGGCTGCGAAACTGTGAGCCAGTTCGCTGTTGGGGGTGGGATGAGCAACGGGTGGGTGCTGCCCGACGAGGTGCTGCGCGACGCGCCGGCGTACACGCCGCGCGCGTACGAGCTGGCTGACCTCGAGCTGCTCCTGTCCGGGGCGTACACGCCGCTGACGGGCTTTCTCGGCCGCGCCGACCTCACGGCCCTGACCCGCCGCGGACGCCTGGACGACGGCACGCCGTGGCCGGTGCCGGTGACCCTGGAGATCCCCGGTGAGCTGGTCGGCGGCCTGGAGCTGGACAACCCGCTGCACCGGGCGCTCGTGCTCACCGACGCCGAAGGCGCGCCCGTCGCCGCCGTCGACGTGACCGACACCTGGCCGACCCGCGAGGGGCGGTACGGCGTGGGCGGCGCCGTGCGCCGGCTGGGCGACGGCGGGCACGGCCCGTTCCAGCGGTTGCGGCGCACGCCCGACGAGGTCAGATCGCTGCTGCCGCCCGGCCGGGTGCTCGGCGTGGTCGCCGACCGGCCGCTGCACCGCCCGCAGCTCGCGCAGATCGCGCACGCCGCCCGCACGCTGGCCGCGCACCTGCTCATCCTCATCCCGGTCGCCGAATCGGGCCCCGACGGGCTGCCGCCGGAGGTACTGGTACGGGCCGTCTTCGCCGCCCGCGACCGGATGCCCCGGCCACCCTGGTCGCGGTGCCGCTGATCCGGCGTGGCGACGAGATCCGCGACGCGCTGCTGCGGGCCAAGGTCGCCGCGGCGTACGGCGTGACCCACCTACTCTCCACCGGCGAGATGCTCTCCGGCGGCGGGCCGCGCGTGCTGGTCCCCCGCGAGTTGGCGTACGACAACCGGGACGGCCAGTGGCGCTGGCGCGACGACATCCCGCCGCGCAACCGGCGGCTGGCGCTCAGCCCGCAAGAGATCGACGACCTGCTCGACCGGGGCTTCCCGCTACCCGAGTGGCACACCCCGCCCGCGGTCGCCAAGGAGCTGGCCCGGGCCCGCCCGCCGCGCCGCCACCGCGGGCTCGTCGTGTTCTTCACCGGGCTGTCCGGCTCGGGCAAGTCGACGATCGCCCGCGGCGTGGCCGACTCGCTGCGGGAGAGCGGCGACCGCACGGTCACCCTGCTCGACGGCGACGTGGTGCGCCGGGAACTGTCCAAGGGGCTCGGCTTCAGCAAGGAAGACCGGGACACCAACGTGCGCCGGATCGGCTGGGTGGCCGCCGAGGTGGCCCGCCACCGCGGGATGGTGCTCTGCTGCCCCATCGCGCCGTACGAGAAGGCCCGCACCACCGCCCGCGCGATGGCGCAGGCCGCCGGCGCCGGCTTCATCCTGGTGTACGTCTCGACGCCGCTCGCCGTGTGCGAGCAGCGCGACCGCAAGGGCCTGTACGCCAAGGCCCGCGCCGGTCAGCTCACCGGGATGACCGGGGTGGACGACCCGTACGAGGAGCCGACCAACGCCGACCTCGTGATCGACGCCAGCGAGCTGCCGATCGACGAGGCGGTGCATGCGGTCATGCACCACCTCACGGAGACGGGCTGGGTGGAGCCACGCCTCCAGCCGGCGTGATCCGCACCTGGAAGGTCCGGTCCAGCCCTAGCTCCCGGTACGCGGTCAGCCCGTCCGGCGTACGGTCCACCCGCGAGTCGCGGCCCTTCTGGTCGTGCGGCGTGTCGAAGTAGACCATCGCCTTGACCCGCGGGAAGAGCTGCATCTGCTTGCCCACCGAGCCGTAGAAGTACGCCATGTGGCCGGGGTTGGCGGGCGCGTGCCAGACGCCCCACTCGCCCACCATCAGCGGCTTGTCCGGGTGCCGCTCGGCGGCCCAGTTGTAGAACCCGGGCCACGTCGGCTTGTTGCTCGACTGGCGGTTCATCATCTCGGCGAAGTCGCCGTGGCCGTACCCGCCGGGCTCGCTGTAGGCGTACGCGTCCCAGCCCACCCAGTCGATGACGTCGTCGCCCGGGTACAGGCGCTCGAACCACGGCTGGGTGTTGAGCGGCACGTACGCCATGTAGACCATGACCGACACGATCGTGGTGACGCCCCGCTCCCGCAGCCCGGTCACCGCGTGCCGGACCATCGCCGCGTAGTCCTCCGCTGTGTAGCCGGAACCGGGGCGCGGGTCGACGTCGTTCTCCGGCTCATGGTGTACGGCGAAGAAGAACGGCGCGGTGACCGTGCTCTTCATGTGGGCGGCCAGCCGGTCCAGGTACGCCTCGGTCGCCGGGTCGCCCCGGGCGATCTCGGCCCAGGTGGCGCCGCGCGGCTTCCAGTTGAGGAAGAGGACCCGCTCGCGGGCGATCTCCAGCTCCTTCGCGGTCGGGAAGATCTCGGTGCCGCGGTGGTACGCGTGGTAGACCGACTGCGTCCGGCCGGTCTTCTCCTCGAAGTCCACCAGCGCCTGGTCCCGCGGGGTGTCGGTGTGCGCGCCGGGCGCCACGCCCCACAGCACCCCGCAGGTGGGGACGAGCCGCTCGCCGGTGACGCACTCGGGATCCGGGTCGTCAGACGGGCTGGGCGTGGGCGTCGGCGACTCAGATGGCGACTCGGATGGCGACTCAGAGGGAGATTCAGACGGAGAAGGCGAAGGCGGGTCGGACGGAGAAGGCGAAGGCGACTCCGACGGGGACAAGGATGGCGATGGCGATGGCGAGTCAGCGGGAGACGGCGATTCCGACGGAGACACAGACACAGACGGTGACGGTGACTCCGACTCAGCAGGGCTCTCGGACGGAAGCAGCCGTCCCATCCACGACAGCCAGAGCGTCGGCTTGAAGAGCCCGTCGATCGGCGGCACCCCGTCCTTCGCCCAGAACGTGGCGTATCCGTCGCCGGCCGGCGTGGTCACCGCGAACGAGTAGGTGCCCTCGTGCCGGATCACCCGGCTGACGTCGAACAGCACGCTCTCGTCGTACTCCCGCGGATGCGCGCTCGCGACGACGGTGCCGAGGCGCGGCGCGGACCGCGCGTTGAGACTGGCTTCCCGCCAGCCGGTCGCGGGCACGTGGGTGAGCTCGATGCGCGCGGGCAGCGCGCCGCCGAGGCGGCTGAGCCGCACCTCGGCCCGCGCCGGCGGTTTGCCGCCGCGCAGCCCGCTCACCGTGAACTTCAGGTACGTGATCGCAGCGCCGCCGCCCATGCCACCGGCGACCAGCTCGGTGCGGTCGCCGCCGGTGCGGTGCGGGTCGGCGGTGTTCGCGTACGTGTCCTCGGCGGCCGCGATCCGTTGATCCGGTGCGGTGCCGAGTGAGCCGCCGAGATAACCGATCAGCACGGCGAAGGCCGTAACGCCGACCGCGATTCCGGTCGCGCCGAAGACACGCGCTCTGGACATGGGAGACCTCCCCCGAGCCGCTGTGGCCTTTGGTGCCGGAGTTACACTATATGGCTTACGCCGGATTTACACCCTTTATCACGGGAGTTACCCCAGGCCGGACCGGCCCGTTAGCAAGACCGAGACCCCCCGCTGAAAGGTCCGCCCCAACCCATGGACGCCTCGACCGACATATCCGACTACTTCGGCATGCTGCGCCGGCACTGGTGGGTCGTCCTCCTCTGCACCGTCGCGGGCGCCGGCGCCGCGCTCCTCGTCACCGCCGTCCAGCCCAAGCTCTACGAGTCGTCGACCTCGGTCCTCGTGCAGCCGGCCGGGCAGGACACGAACGTGGTCGGCGGGCGGACCAAGGGCGACATCAACCTGGACACCGAGGCGCAGCTCGTGCGCTCCACCGCGGTCGCGGCCGGCGCCGCCGAACTGCTGCGCACCGGCGTCGCCCCGGACGAGCTGGCCCGCAACGTCACCGCGGAGGTGCCGGCCAACACCGCGGTGCTGGTCGTGACGTACGGCGCGAGTGACCCGGCCGTCGCGCAGGCGGGCTCGCACGCGTTCGCCGAGGCGTACCTGCGCAACCGGGAGGAGAGCGCGAAGGCCGACCTGAACGCCCAGATCGCCGCGCTCAACACCAAGGTCAAGCAGCTCGGCGACACGCTGTCCCGGGTCAACGGCCGGCTGGCCGGACTCGCCGACGGCAGCCCGCAGCGCCCCAACCTGGAGAGCCAGCGCTCCACCGCGCAGAACCAGCTCAACAACCTCAGCGGCAAGCTGAACGACCTCACCACGGCCACGGTCACCGGCGGAAAGATCATCAGCGACGCCCGGCTGCCCGAGGCGCCGACGAAGCCGGACCGGGTGCTCAACCTCGCGACCGGGGCGATGCTGGGCGTGCTCCTCGGGCTGGCCGCGGGCCTGCTCCGGGAGCGGCTGGACCGGCGCGTACGGACCGCCGCGGACGTCGCCCGGCGCGGCCGCGTACCGGTGCTCGCCGAGCTGACCGACCGCGAGCAGCCGCGCTTCGACGACGTGCTGCACCCGTACGAGGACGGCGGCCGGACGTTCAACCGGCTGCGCAACGAGGTGGTGGCCAGCCTCGGGCCGGACGACAAGATCGTCGTGGTGGCCGGGGCCAGCCGCGGCGTCGCGTCCACGCTCGTCGCCGCGAACCTGGCCGCCGCGCTCGCGCGTACCGGCAGCGACGTGATCCTCGTCGGCGCGCACGTGCCGGCGCCGCTCGCCCCGATCTTCGGCGTCGCGGCCACGCCGGGCCTGTCCGACGTGCTCGCCGGCCGGGTCGGGCTCGCGGCCGCCGTCCAGCCAGCGCCGCGGATCCCGTCGCTGCGCGTCGTGACGGCCGGCGGGACCGCCAGCGCCGCCGGGCTCATGCAGTCGCAAGGCTTGCGCGACGCGCTGGACCTGCTTTGTGCCCGACCCGGGTACGTCGTGATCGAGGCGCCGTCCACCTCCAGCAGTGCCGACGCGCAGAGCCTGGCGAGCCTCGCCGACGCGGCGATCATCGCGGTCGAGCTGCGCCGCACCCGCCGTCCCGAGGTGACCGACGCCGCCGAGCAGCTGCGCCGGGTCGGCACGCCGCTGCTGGGCGCGGTCGTCGTACCCCGGCTGCTGCCCCGGCGGCCGAGCCGGAGCCGGCGGCGCTGGCCGACACCGCGCTCATCCCGGCGCTGCCGGCCGGCCCTGAGCCGGCCGACCTCAGCTCCGCCGGCCTGGCCGAGGTGGACCTGAACTCCTCCACCGCCGTGATCCGCGTGCCCAAGACCGCGCGCCCGCGACGATGACGATCGCGCCCGCCCCACCGCGCCCGCCTGCTGTGCGGGGGCTGCCGGCCTGGCCGCTCGCCGGCGTGCTGCTCCTCTATCCACTGTGGTGGATGCTCGGGCTGGGCGTGCTCATCTTCCCGATCGCCGCGGTGCCGATGGCCGCCGCCCTGCTGCGCGCCCACTTGAGCGGCCGGCCGGTACGCCTACCGCCCGGCTTCGCGCTGTGGGCGCTGTTTCTGGTCGTGCTCCTCATCGGCGTCGCGGCGCTGGACGCCGAACCGGTCGGCGCGGTCGACGGGCACGCCAGCGGCCGGCTGCTGGGGGTGGGCTACCGCCTCGTCCAGTACGTCGCGCTGACCGTGCTGCTGGTCTACGCCGGCAACCTCACCGAGGCCGAGCTGTCCCGCCGCCGGCTGGTACGGCTGCTCGCCTGGCTCTTCGTGGTGACCGTGGCCGGCGGGCTGCTCGGCGTGGTCACCGGCCACTTCGAGTTCACGTCCCCGGTGGAGCTGCTGCTGCCGCCGCGCGTCCGTAACAAGGGCTTCGTGCAGTCGCTGGTGCACCCGTACGCGGCGCAGATCATGGACGTGGTCCGGGACGCCCACCCACGCCCGGCCGCCCCGTGGGGCTACACCAACACCTGGGGCAACAACTTCTGCCTGCTGGTGGTGTGGTTCGTCGCGTGGGCCTGGGGGTTCGCGAAGAGCCACCGGGCCAAGGCTTTCGCGCTGGTGTGCCTCGCGGTGTCCATCGTCCCCGTCGTGTACTCCCTCAACCGCGGCCTGTGGATCGGCCTCGGCGTCGCGGCCGCCTACGTGGCCGTACGGCTGGCCCTCGCCG
Coding sequences within:
- a CDS encoding B3/B4 domain-containing protein, with protein sequence MTQQDDRWLAGAYVDPEVYTLRPDYRALLILADDLVPGPSDDASEKLLRSAEERAVPDHPHVEAWRDAFRAFGAKPQRTRPSVDALLRRVPQGLPRVDRLTDAYNAISVEHAIPIGGEDVDRYHGPLRLVRANGSEPFDTIVDGQPAVEHPAAGEMVWRDDDGVTCRRWNWRQCLRTRIGSTTTRAVFVLDALAPMTDAALAAAGDALAEALRATSPGVRLTPRTLGAGPG
- a CDS encoding ABC transporter ATP-binding protein; this translates as MTLIATESLTKTYGGRVTALADLTVSVEPGIVGLVGANGAGKSTLIKILLGLLAPTSGRARVLGLDPTADAAAVRARVGYMPEHDCLSPDLSAAEFVTHLGRMSGLPRTAARERASEALRHVGLYEERYRQIGGYSTGMKQRVKLAQALVHDPDLLLLDEPTNGLDPAGRDAMLALIHRIGTEFGISVVVCSHLLGEVERICDSLVAIDAGRLLRSDHISAMTTVTDVLVVEVSEGTEELAVRLDLLGLPVRRDGRVLLVPLEDDATYDRILTAVAELDLPLHRLDQRRHRVAELFATREVTHV
- a CDS encoding ABC transporter permease subunit, whose translation is MTVVTQTIAWITTRGLFGRRRFLLLLPLPLLVIGLAALSRGFGVAPEHWGQPVLVGLGLAVVLPVIALIVGTGVLGSEIDDGTVVHILTKPLPRWQIILPKLAVATGVTAATVAVPMYVAGVLADGVRLGLGLAAACAVGALAYSAFFLALSLVTRRPVLLGLVYVLVWEGLLGNFVSGTRTLSIQQYVITLADRIAPTGLLHAKVGLPVALVMTTLMVAGFTVLAIDRLRSFSVAGETS
- a CDS encoding ATP-binding protein, translating into MGRLLARHASTVIEEALGDTRVVLVNGARQCGKSTLVAQVGAARGAQWRSLDRAATRQAAAFDPTEFVAADGVMVIDEVQRVPELLLAIKESVDTDSRPGRFLLTGSARVLGLRALPDALPGRMETIELWPLSQGEIDDRPDGFVDAIFRLGPDLRHASQESRSGYVDRIVRGGFPEAVARTGARRERFFDSYVADLINRDVIQLSEIARGPEMRALTRLVAARSGQLLVPGTLANELGLSQPTVQRYLGLLEEVFLIKRIPAWSRNLSSRATGAAKVAMVDSGIAANLLGQDAGSLRQPTGPLGPLLEGFVAMEIARQLTWSRERAELYHYRTKDKVEVDLVLENRRGQVVAIDVKAAATVRAEDFRGLGHLAERLGDDLIAGLVLYTGQQTLPFGPRFRAIPVSALWELPPP
- a CDS encoding ABC transporter ATP-binding protein, which produces MNPPNEDAPLRSTSPSGPGSDVTLDGVSRWYGNVVAVNDVTMTLGPGVTGLLGPNGAGKTTVLHMMAGFLAPSRGTVTVGGAPTWRNPSVYEKLGLVSEREAVHDFLTAREFLLVSAKLHKLPDPASAAQRALELVEMTDAQDRRIGTYSKGMRQRTRVAAALVHDPEVLLLDEPFNGMDPRQRLHMMELLHRLGAAGRTILFSSHILEEVEQVSGTVQVIVAGRLAASGDYRAIRRLMSNRPHVFAVQSTDDRRLAVALIGQGSVTGVEIDRAGLTVRAGDYGSFTRALPKIALAEGIRVRRLLPSDESLESVFSYLVEA
- a CDS encoding ABC transporter permease, whose protein sequence is MSDVASVIHDIGYQRYEGPRLGRRYVFGSLYVHGLRTAFGLGRSAKAKIFPWFVLGVVFLTGLVLAAIRAQVGDEVGVTYTGFADMMAWLVVFFVAVVAPELVSRDLRAGVLPLYFSRPLHRNDYVYAKLAALATAVWLLLGAPQLLMFAIAAFSADKVGDVWTELGDLLPGLAYAVLWAAVFAGIGLLVASLTGKRAFAAGGIVAVFLMTTPVVGVLSVMPSQTVNDLALLFSPSSLVFGVGIWLFESGADGDGDSIGSFGPLYLAVAVGLVAGCIALLLARYRKVASS
- a CDS encoding DM13 domain-containing protein; protein product: MLRRPLTWIVAAAVLAAGGVFGLYWFQPWKLVTDKEVNETLVVAATSPAPDGPRVVRQGAFITHEHDTSGLARVIRNADGSHRLELVDLDTSNGPDLRVWLSDQPVKKGTAGWRVFDDGEWLELGRLKGNKGDQAYAIPAGTDLERLGSVAIWCKRFSVSFGAATLSPS